The following coding sequences are from one Saprospiraceae bacterium window:
- a CDS encoding rhodanese-like domain-containing protein — protein sequence MKATIVDVRTPQEFQGGHVAGSVNIPLQEIHLHLEKLKSLPSPIILCCASGIRSQQATSFLTSNGVDCKNGGSWLDVNANF from the coding sequence ATGAAAGCAACAATAGTAGATGTTCGAACACCACAGGAGTTTCAGGGAGGCCATGTCGCTGGTTCTGTAAATATTCCTCTTCAAGAGATTCATCTCCACCTTGAAAAGCTAAAATCTTTGCCTTCACCAATCATTTTGTGTTGTGCCAGTGGTATACGAAGCCAGCAAGCCACCTCATTCTTGACTAGTAATGGCGTAGATTGCAAAAACGGCGGGTCTTGGCTTGATGTCAATGCTAACTTCTAA
- a CDS encoding enoyl-CoA hydratase/isomerase family protein, translating into MTELNGIKYELKSNVCIIYLNRPEVYNSFNREMSISLQKALYYCQESIDVRAVMITGIGRGFSAGQDLKEAIAVDGPTMETILAEHYNPIIRRICSMSKPVVAAVNGVAAGAGANLALACDIVLVSNSASFIQAFSKIGLIPDCSGTFFLPRLIGLQRAKAYMMTGEKIDSRDALNLGIAFKLYQDEEFFASAFEFTLKLAVMPTKALALTKKALLLSQDNNLEAQLNTELELQLQAGASSDFKEGVAAFLEKRAPVFTGN; encoded by the coding sequence ATGACAGAACTGAATGGAATCAAATATGAATTAAAATCTAATGTTTGTATCATCTATCTCAATAGGCCTGAAGTTTACAATTCTTTTAACAGAGAAATGTCAATTTCATTACAAAAAGCACTTTATTACTGCCAGGAAAGTATTGATGTGAGAGCAGTTATGATTACAGGAATTGGCAGAGGATTTAGTGCTGGTCAGGATTTAAAAGAAGCAATAGCTGTCGATGGCCCGACCATGGAAACGATTTTAGCTGAACATTATAATCCGATCATCAGAAGAATCTGTTCGATGAGCAAACCGGTCGTTGCAGCTGTCAATGGAGTAGCAGCTGGAGCAGGAGCAAATCTTGCTTTGGCATGCGATATTGTTTTAGTCTCCAATTCTGCATCTTTTATACAAGCTTTTTCAAAAATTGGATTGATTCCAGATTGTTCAGGAACTTTCTTTTTGCCTAGATTGATTGGCCTGCAAAGGGCTAAGGCTTACATGATGACCGGGGAGAAAATAGATAGCCGGGATGCATTGAATTTGGGTATAGCCTTCAAGTTATACCAGGACGAAGAGTTTTTTGCGTCAGCTTTTGAATTTACTCTGAAACTAGCTGTGATGCCAACAAAAGCACTTGCATTAACAAAGAAAGCTTTATTACTTTCACAGGATAATAATTTGGAGGCCCAGTTGAATACCGAATTGGAACTGCAGCTCCAAGCGGGTGCCAGCTCAGATTTTAAGGAAGGCGTTGCTGCATTTCTTGAAAAACGAGCTCCTGTTTTTACCGGGAACTAA
- a CDS encoding ABC transporter permease, whose amino-acid sequence MNQLEIFRIALSNIRANLLRSAITLTIIALGVMALVGILTAIDGIIFSMSSNFSYLGANSFNIQRLNSDMRSHQGGRKSQESEQIDYFQATSFKEKFTEQGLVSLSVGCTNNATIKFGSEKTNPTVRVRAIDDNYFKVAGYEIEYGRSFSPQEQESGSAKAIIGMELVKKLFKDKPEYALLKSISVNDQKYQVVGVLKSKGASMNEGADRRILIPLVNGRVMYGDLDYDISVKVDDAVRMEAVISSATGVMRIVRGLKSFEENDFEIRKSDGIIEFLKENTTKLRAAAIAIGLMTLLGAAIGLMNIMLVSVTERTKEIGIIKALGATRRNILIQFLIEAVLICLIGGVLGVALAIPLGNIVTVLMGGPYIIPWAWIILGFAVCTIVGIVAGLYPAVKASALDPVESLRYE is encoded by the coding sequence ATGAATCAGCTGGAAATATTTAGGATAGCACTAAGTAATATTCGAGCGAACCTTTTGCGCTCAGCCATTACCCTTACAATCATTGCACTGGGAGTAATGGCACTGGTGGGAATCCTTACCGCAATAGATGGCATCATTTTTAGTATGAGCAGCAATTTTAGTTATTTGGGTGCAAATTCTTTCAATATTCAAAGACTCAATTCTGACATGAGAAGCCATCAAGGTGGACGCAAAAGTCAAGAGTCGGAGCAAATTGATTATTTCCAGGCAACATCGTTTAAAGAGAAATTTACAGAACAAGGATTAGTAAGTCTTTCAGTTGGGTGCACTAATAATGCCACAATCAAGTTTGGATCTGAAAAAACCAATCCTACAGTTAGAGTTAGGGCAATTGATGATAACTATTTCAAAGTTGCAGGGTATGAAATTGAGTATGGCAGATCTTTTTCTCCACAAGAACAAGAATCAGGATCAGCCAAAGCCATAATTGGGATGGAATTGGTCAAGAAACTATTTAAAGATAAACCCGAATATGCATTACTCAAATCTATTTCAGTCAACGACCAGAAATATCAAGTCGTAGGTGTACTTAAATCAAAAGGCGCAAGTATGAATGAAGGTGCCGACAGAAGGATACTGATTCCTCTGGTCAATGGGCGAGTAATGTATGGAGATTTGGACTACGATATCAGCGTGAAAGTAGACGACGCAGTACGGATGGAAGCAGTCATTTCTTCAGCTACTGGGGTTATGAGGATAGTTCGAGGATTGAAATCATTTGAAGAAAACGACTTCGAAATCAGGAAAAGTGATGGAATAATAGAGTTTCTAAAAGAAAATACCACAAAACTTAGAGCAGCTGCAATAGCAATTGGTTTGATGACACTGCTGGGAGCAGCAATTGGATTGATGAATATCATGCTGGTTTCTGTAACAGAGCGCACAAAGGAAATAGGCATCATTAAGGCATTAGGCGCAACACGACGAAATATTCTGATTCAATTTTTGATCGAAGCTGTATTAATCTGCCTGATTGGTGGAGTATTGGGTGTAGCTTTGGCGATTCCACTGGGCAACATCGTAACGGTACTGATGGGTGGACCGTATATCATTCCGTGGGCTTGGATAATACTAGGATTTGCAGTTTGTACGATCGTGGGAATCGTAGCGGGACTATATCCGGCTGTGAAAGCATCCGCATTGGATCCGGTAGAGTCCCTTAGGTACGAATGA
- a CDS encoding DUF2853 family protein has translation MSKFDEKLDLYTAEAKKLGISVDPTLLKAVTKGLGPAIYSNDSSIVAGSDKSELDRIKTNFLIKKLGLADSNELDQAIADAVQKMGAGNKQKHRAIIYYLLVEKFKKQSVYNK, from the coding sequence ATGAGTAAATTTGATGAAAAACTGGACCTGTACACAGCAGAGGCCAAAAAATTAGGAATTTCAGTAGATCCTACATTATTGAAAGCAGTGACCAAAGGTCTTGGTCCGGCTATTTATAGCAATGATTCTTCAATTGTTGCTGGAAGTGACAAATCCGAATTGGATAGGATCAAAACCAACTTTTTAATCAAAAAATTGGGCTTGGCAGACAGCAACGAATTGGATCAAGCAATCGCAGATGCAGTTCAAAAAATGGGTGCCGGAAACAAACAAAAACACAGAGCTATAATTTATTATTTGCTTGTTGAGAAGTTTAAGAAGCAATCCGTATATAATAAATAA
- a CDS encoding M48 family metalloprotease, translating into MFGRSGYPQGNYGNPGTRGLVSRLGAPLIIGLVIFGFSYFQYCNTKSYNEYLGIEQHVSLTPEQEIAMGLQSLPMMVQQYGGLDPDQRGQNLVKTVGKKLVQNSVAAKTPYQYDFHLLADQETVNAFALPGGQVFITRALLARLQNEDQLAGVLGHEIGHVIGRHSGERMSKEGLLSGLANAVGIALGDYGAAQMAQQAAALIGLKYGRDQELQSDELGVKFMLDSKYNPEAMIDVMEILKQASGGSSQDEFTSTHPDPDNRKEKIRAAIDKYKK; encoded by the coding sequence ATGTTTGGACGAAGTGGCTATCCTCAAGGAAATTATGGTAATCCGGGTACCAGAGGCTTGGTTTCCAGATTAGGTGCTCCCTTGATCATCGGTTTGGTAATATTTGGGTTTTCTTACTTCCAGTATTGCAATACCAAATCATATAATGAATATTTGGGTATAGAACAGCATGTGAGTCTCACTCCTGAGCAAGAAATCGCTATGGGATTGCAATCTCTACCAATGATGGTACAGCAATATGGAGGTCTGGATCCTGATCAAAGAGGCCAGAATCTAGTCAAAACTGTTGGTAAAAAGCTGGTTCAAAATTCTGTAGCTGCCAAAACGCCTTATCAGTATGATTTTCATTTGCTTGCAGACCAGGAGACTGTCAACGCTTTTGCTCTGCCAGGGGGACAAGTTTTTATAACCCGTGCACTGTTGGCTAGACTGCAGAACGAGGATCAACTTGCAGGTGTATTAGGGCATGAGATAGGTCACGTAATCGGTCGACATTCAGGTGAGCGGATGTCCAAAGAAGGCTTGCTAAGTGGACTTGCCAATGCTGTAGGGATAGCTCTGGGTGATTATGGTGCTGCACAAATGGCTCAACAAGCAGCTGCATTGATAGGACTCAAATACGGGAGAGATCAGGAATTACAGTCTGACGAATTGGGAGTAAAATTTATGCTAGATAGTAAATACAACCCTGAAGCCATGATTGATGTTATGGAAATTCTCAAACAAGCCTCTGGAGGCTCCAGCCAAGATGAGTTTACTTCAACACATCCTGACCCGGACAATAGAAAAGAAAAAATCAGGGCAGCTATTGATAAATACAAGAAATAA
- a CDS encoding HAD-IA family hydrolase has translation MMETKPVTSLLIDLGGVLLSLYESQTSDHFKKLLDPTKLQNIDELVFHPFDRGEIGEESFFNRLQTRSLKIFDGELYRTAWNAMLGSMSLETISTLEELKKKYTLILVSNTNLTHIHFVRKKIAQECGLVDFDRHLFHHSVLSFEVFMRKPERRIFEYILQHYNLNAEECLFIDDKIENTTSASAVGIQTHHMKLNSDFTRTIQELLPSIS, from the coding sequence ATGATGGAAACAAAGCCGGTAACATCTTTACTTATTGATCTTGGGGGAGTATTACTTTCGCTTTATGAATCCCAAACTTCAGATCATTTCAAAAAACTGTTGGACCCTACTAAACTGCAGAATATTGATGAGTTGGTGTTTCATCCTTTTGACCGTGGAGAAATCGGAGAAGAATCTTTTTTTAATAGACTACAGACAAGATCTCTAAAGATTTTTGATGGAGAGCTCTATCGAACAGCCTGGAATGCCATGCTGGGTAGCATGTCCCTTGAAACGATTTCCACGCTTGAAGAACTCAAAAAAAAATACACCTTGATATTAGTCAGCAATACAAACCTCACTCATATCCATTTTGTCAGAAAAAAAATTGCTCAGGAATGTGGACTAGTTGATTTTGACCGCCATTTGTTTCATCACAGTGTATTGTCATTTGAAGTGTTTATGAGAAAACCTGAAAGGAGAATTTTTGAATATATCCTGCAGCATTATAATTTAAATGCAGAAGAATGTTTGTTTATTGATGACAAAATTGAAAATACAACTTCCGCTAGTGCAGTTGGCATTCAAACTCATCATATGAAACTGAATAGTGATTTCACCAGAACTATTCAAGAATTATTGCCCTCAATTTCCTAA
- a CDS encoding RecX family transcriptional regulator — protein sequence MNKIYSSKEITLQKLQHYCAYQDRSQKQVEKKLYELKCGREIAGEITLELIKSGYLNEERFARSFVRGKFRINHWGKKKIIHELEVHGITGKLVQIALQEISDEEYENEAFKQIISLAQNSKEIDFAAKQKIFRSLYQKGFESELINSLMDQYFIKKW from the coding sequence ATGAATAAGATTTATTCGTCAAAAGAAATCACACTACAAAAATTACAACATTACTGTGCGTATCAGGATCGTAGTCAAAAGCAGGTTGAAAAAAAATTGTATGAGCTAAAATGCGGTAGAGAGATAGCCGGCGAAATCACTTTAGAACTTATAAAATCCGGGTATCTGAACGAAGAAAGATTTGCAAGAAGTTTTGTCAGAGGAAAGTTCAGAATCAATCATTGGGGTAAGAAAAAAATAATTCACGAGCTGGAAGTACATGGTATAACTGGAAAATTGGTTCAAATTGCTTTGCAAGAAATATCTGATGAAGAATACGAAAATGAGGCCTTTAAACAAATTATATCTCTAGCTCAGAATTCAAAAGAAATAGATTTTGCAGCAAAACAAAAAATCTTCAGATCATTATATCAAAAAGGATTTGAGTCTGAATTGATAAACTCACTTATGGATCAATACTTCATCAAAAAATGGTGA
- a CDS encoding glycosyltransferase: MRVLICPQHWGLGHLTRSIPVIRYFINSGHEVLLASSGAGVDFLRSEFPEIEVFELPDYKINYPSSNMYLNMLTQLGKMHLSIWKEHIKIRELVRLLKIELLISDTRFGAFHGKIPSVMIAHHLHIPLSIKSFSWFSDTWLKLFYNKFDRLWVPDRAGSDNISGILAHNFKSAKKIFLGNISRFQKLELSKRYDICFVLSGPEPQRTILEEKILDYRPKLSHLKCLLIRGKKEIHHIISDESFQIVDILYSPELNKAMCASDMIVSRSGYTTLLDLSIICKKAFLIPTPGQFEQEYLAQDLKDRGIYYTIDQKNIDFERDLVEANDGYTGFLPRNQKNESLDEILDREIEFLFPQSKS, translated from the coding sequence GTGAGAGTATTGATTTGTCCGCAACATTGGGGTCTGGGCCACTTGACTAGAAGTATTCCTGTTATCAGGTACTTTATAAATAGTGGACATGAGGTGTTGCTTGCATCATCCGGTGCAGGAGTGGATTTCTTGCGTTCAGAATTTCCTGAAATTGAGGTTTTTGAATTACCTGATTATAAAATAAATTACCCTTCGTCCAATATGTATTTAAACATGTTGACGCAATTGGGAAAAATGCATCTTTCAATTTGGAAAGAACACATCAAAATTCGTGAACTCGTTAGGTTGCTCAAAATAGAGCTTCTTATTTCAGACACAAGGTTTGGAGCTTTTCACGGTAAAATTCCGTCAGTCATGATTGCTCACCATTTACATATACCATTGAGTATCAAGTCATTCAGTTGGTTTAGTGATACTTGGTTGAAACTATTTTATAACAAATTTGATCGACTCTGGGTACCTGACAGGGCTGGAAGCGATAATATTTCCGGTATATTGGCTCACAATTTTAAATCCGCCAAAAAAATTTTCTTAGGCAATATTAGTCGCTTTCAAAAATTGGAGCTCAGCAAAAGGTATGACATTTGTTTTGTGCTTTCGGGACCGGAACCCCAAAGAACTATTTTGGAAGAAAAGATACTGGATTATCGCCCTAAACTTTCTCACCTTAAATGTTTACTGATAAGGGGCAAGAAAGAAATTCATCACATCATTTCTGACGAGTCTTTTCAGATTGTTGATATTCTTTATTCCCCAGAACTCAATAAGGCCATGTGTGCATCGGACATGATCGTAAGCAGATCGGGATATACAACACTGTTGGACTTGAGCATCATTTGCAAAAAAGCATTTTTAATACCTACTCCAGGGCAATTTGAGCAAGAATATCTGGCACAAGATCTGAAAGACAGAGGCATTTATTATACAATCGACCAAAAAAACATAGACTTTGAAAGAGACTTGGTAGAAGCAAATGATGGTTACACCGGGTTTTTACCCAGGAATCAAAAAAATGAAAGTCTTGATGAAATATTAGATCGAGAAATAGAATTCCTTTTTCCTCAATCCAAATCTTAA
- a CDS encoding M1 family metallopeptidase → MRLLVIAFFLFFAGLIEAQTSYFQQRTDYKISVSLDDKKHQLDGKLELKYTNNSPHVLDKIGFHLWPNAYSTKSTAFAKQKSKQKSLKYHFAPITQMGNITELDFRVDQEQAKLMIDTKNPDMAWLILNQPLKPGQTIRIETPFQVKIPITFSRLGHNGHTYEITQWYPKPAVYDAKGWHLMPYLDQGEFFSEFGNFDVNIHLPENYVVASTGELQDESEKRFLEEKVRQSSQAIANQTKLYDKDPESSSQYKTIRYLAENVHDFAWFASKRFYVQKSNCQVQVFKNIETWGFFENPKFWSKSAEYVKRAVEFYSANVGTYPWPQATAVEAALSAGGGMEYPMITVISGANDDASLDNVITHEVGHNWFYGILGSNEREHPFMDEGINTYYENRYMDSFYAVREGFLPRKWNKYLGNLDQNQLGFRVFQRSHLSQHPDQHSANFFSWNYGIDVYSNTGYYLEYLEKYWGKKKFDSAMKNYYNEWKFKHPYPEDLKASLEKNAGEDLSWLFEGLLQSDNKTDYAIRSLKKNADGSQLILKNHGKIAAPIKITAWVKDSIYFENWVPGFEREMKLPFPNRNWTKIELDRELRSTDLYPSNNTYRPNRLFPKCDPIRLSLLPLMEKPSYNLIGITPLVGWNDYNKWMLGALISNPVLPQQKFKWSLQPMYSTETKHLVGKLNLSYSRFIIGKPLYKIDFGLKAKQFAYTRILSDQQILNYNQLSPFVALNFIHDHSILSNGELKYQVHFIQDQVLNYSEKLPITDHVNNVIHQLKYTFVKTHGLGNLRASANLQYERYKIINSDKEQYLRLDLDCYKNWIYKKGRGVETRIFTSFFPLNSQRNSSFIAARGVHSFTRGSVGLSYQGYMDATNENFFFGRTAPEGIWSQQIAEFQGGFHVANGVAQRGNFGNTNTFLVAVNLSMDLPFPKVGRIIRPYVDLGYFKPSSDLIPKSEQTAFTSGIQLRLLRNYLQFNFPVFHSSNIRTLYQSQDSHNYFKEITFTCRFSPVSLINIINSIKLN, encoded by the coding sequence ATGCGTTTATTAGTAATTGCTTTCTTTTTGTTTTTTGCTGGATTGATCGAAGCTCAAACATCTTATTTTCAGCAAAGAACGGATTATAAAATTAGTGTCAGTCTGGATGATAAAAAGCATCAACTGGATGGAAAACTAGAACTCAAATATACGAATAATAGTCCACATGTTTTAGACAAAATTGGATTTCATCTATGGCCGAACGCATACAGTACAAAGTCTACCGCATTTGCAAAGCAAAAGAGCAAGCAGAAATCACTGAAATATCATTTCGCTCCGATTACTCAAATGGGAAATATTACTGAGTTGGATTTTAGAGTGGATCAGGAACAAGCGAAACTTATGATAGACACAAAAAATCCTGACATGGCTTGGCTTATTTTGAATCAGCCATTGAAACCAGGACAAACTATCAGAATCGAAACTCCGTTCCAGGTAAAAATTCCTATCACTTTCAGCCGACTTGGGCACAATGGACATACATATGAAATCACCCAATGGTACCCAAAGCCGGCAGTTTATGATGCTAAAGGCTGGCATCTTATGCCATATTTGGACCAGGGAGAGTTTTTTTCGGAGTTTGGAAACTTCGATGTGAATATACATTTACCCGAAAACTATGTCGTGGCATCGACGGGTGAACTTCAAGATGAAAGCGAAAAGCGTTTTTTGGAAGAAAAGGTGAGACAATCTTCACAAGCTATTGCAAACCAAACCAAGCTTTACGATAAAGATCCTGAATCATCCTCACAATACAAAACAATCAGGTACCTTGCTGAGAATGTCCATGATTTTGCCTGGTTTGCTTCCAAGAGATTTTATGTGCAGAAATCAAATTGCCAAGTCCAGGTATTTAAAAATATTGAAACGTGGGGCTTTTTTGAAAACCCAAAATTTTGGTCAAAATCAGCTGAATATGTAAAACGGGCTGTAGAATTTTATTCTGCAAATGTTGGTACTTATCCCTGGCCCCAAGCGACAGCTGTTGAAGCAGCACTAAGTGCTGGGGGAGGAATGGAATATCCCATGATCACGGTGATCAGTGGAGCTAATGATGATGCTTCACTGGATAATGTCATCACTCACGAAGTTGGACATAACTGGTTTTACGGGATACTTGGTAGCAATGAGCGCGAACACCCGTTTATGGATGAAGGCATTAATACATATTATGAGAACAGATATATGGATAGTTTCTATGCAGTAAGAGAAGGTTTTTTACCCAGAAAATGGAATAAATATCTGGGCAATCTTGATCAGAACCAATTGGGATTTAGAGTATTCCAAAGAAGTCACCTCTCTCAACATCCTGATCAGCATTCAGCCAACTTCTTTTCGTGGAATTATGGAATTGATGTTTATTCAAATACAGGCTACTATTTAGAATATTTAGAAAAGTATTGGGGTAAGAAGAAGTTTGACTCAGCTATGAAGAATTATTATAATGAATGGAAGTTTAAACACCCATATCCTGAAGATTTAAAGGCATCACTGGAAAAGAATGCAGGAGAGGATTTATCTTGGTTGTTTGAAGGTCTTCTACAATCTGATAACAAAACGGATTATGCCATTCGATCTTTGAAAAAAAATGCAGATGGCAGTCAACTCATTTTGAAGAATCATGGCAAAATAGCAGCTCCGATTAAAATCACAGCTTGGGTTAAGGATAGTATTTATTTTGAAAATTGGGTTCCCGGATTTGAAAGGGAAATGAAGTTGCCTTTTCCCAATCGGAATTGGACAAAAATCGAGTTAGATCGAGAGTTGAGATCTACGGATCTCTATCCTTCAAATAATACATACCGACCCAATCGCTTATTTCCAAAATGTGATCCAATCCGATTATCATTACTACCCTTGATGGAAAAACCATCGTATAATCTAATAGGTATTACTCCTCTTGTTGGGTGGAATGACTATAATAAATGGATGTTGGGGGCTTTAATTTCAAATCCGGTATTGCCCCAGCAAAAATTCAAATGGTCTCTGCAACCGATGTATAGTACAGAAACGAAACATCTAGTCGGTAAACTCAACCTGAGTTATTCAAGATTTATTATTGGAAAGCCTTTATACAAGATTGATTTTGGATTGAAAGCTAAACAATTTGCGTACACGAGAATCCTATCCGATCAGCAAATATTAAACTATAATCAATTAAGCCCATTTGTAGCTTTGAATTTCATTCATGATCATTCCATTTTATCTAATGGAGAGTTAAAATATCAGGTACATTTTATTCAAGATCAGGTATTGAATTATAGTGAAAAGTTGCCAATAACAGATCATGTAAATAATGTTATTCATCAACTCAAATATACTTTTGTAAAAACTCATGGATTAGGAAACTTGCGCGCTTCAGCAAATTTACAATATGAACGTTACAAAATAATTAATAGTGATAAAGAGCAATATTTGAGACTGGATCTTGACTGTTATAAGAATTGGATTTATAAAAAAGGAAGAGGGGTTGAAACCAGAATTTTTACCTCTTTCTTTCCTTTGAATTCTCAGAGAAATTCCTCATTCATCGCTGCACGTGGAGTTCACTCATTTACAAGAGGTTCTGTTGGATTGTCTTATCAAGGATATATGGATGCAACCAATGAAAATTTCTTTTTTGGTAGAACAGCACCCGAGGGTATATGGTCACAACAAATTGCAGAATTCCAGGGAGGTTTTCATGTTGCAAATGGAGTGGCACAACGAGGGAATTTTGGCAACACCAACACATTCTTAGTAGCTGTAAATCTAAGTATGGACTTACCTTTTCCTAAAGTGGGAAGGATTATCAGACCTTATGTAGATCTGGGATATTTTAAGCCTTCATCTGATCTCATTCCGAAGAGTGAGCAAACAGCATTTACTTCCGGTATTCAACTCAGATTATTGAGAAATTATTTGCAGTTCAATTTTCCAGTTTTTCATTCATCAAATATCAGAACTTTATATCAGTCACAAGACTCTCATAACTATTTTAAAGAAATTACATTTACTTGTAGGTTTAGTCCAGTAAGTTTAATCAATATCATCAATTCTATTAAGTTAAACTAA
- a CDS encoding ComF family protein: MQFPGLHKSAQLFKRGFQSMVDLFYPQYCICCEEKCLQSNELFCEKCQYHVHPSDMFQYETNPFTDHFQGRIPLVAGSALFIYTKGGRVQQMLEALKYKNKPEIGIKIGERFGQILLNSKFVHGINCIIPVPLHKKRQILRGYNQSEKFAKGLSEILNIPVRTDILSREIATHSQVEKHRAERFENMQRVFRLLPASLKYEGSHFLLVDDVLTTGATLESCARELLQIKGSKISMLTIAMGK, from the coding sequence ATGCAATTTCCTGGACTTCATAAGTCAGCACAATTATTTAAACGTGGATTTCAATCCATGGTAGATTTATTTTATCCTCAATACTGCATTTGTTGTGAGGAAAAGTGTCTTCAGAGTAATGAACTATTCTGCGAAAAATGCCAGTACCATGTTCACCCATCGGACATGTTTCAGTATGAAACCAATCCTTTCACGGATCATTTCCAAGGCCGTATACCTCTTGTAGCAGGGTCTGCACTTTTTATTTATACTAAGGGGGGAAGAGTCCAGCAAATGCTGGAAGCTCTCAAGTATAAAAACAAACCAGAAATTGGAATTAAGATAGGCGAAAGATTCGGACAGATATTGCTCAATTCAAAATTTGTCCATGGCATCAATTGCATCATTCCGGTACCTTTGCATAAAAAAAGACAAATATTAAGAGGTTACAATCAAAGCGAAAAGTTTGCGAAAGGCTTGTCCGAGATACTAAATATCCCTGTCCGCACGGACATATTATCAAGAGAAATTGCAACGCACTCCCAAGTTGAAAAACATCGGGCAGAACGCTTTGAAAACATGCAAAGGGTTTTCAGGCTTTTGCCTGCTTCATTGAAGTACGAAGGATCCCATTTTTTGTTAGTCGATGATGTGCTCACTACAGGCGCAACTCTTGAGTCTTGTGCACGTGAATTATTGCAAATCAAGGGCTCAAAAATCAGTATGCTGACCATTGCAATGGGAAAATAA